Proteins found in one Streptomyces sp. NBC_00461 genomic segment:
- a CDS encoding RICIN domain-containing protein: protein MRNGPLIGSQTLPDRCRTDRRSGRPPRRFPLGEGRGRRPAADHRPPPRHLRHLPASSWTDGFLTGNGEYGAILHGAATLEKVVFNYHRLVLPNGTRTVKPPVIAGRLEGVRDKALAGNYSGANSDFASGWSLRWTQTYHPAYELRIATPGMTTVNDYGRVDDFRTGEVSSSWTDQYGTWTRRAFVSRTATLSITSAVNQDVTLISRRGMTSVTTSATVVSSPLGTHARKVTLAAGQRTDITVSLLGGWFRLVNRRSGKALDVSGASTADGGKIIQYTSSGAINQQWRFLPNADGSFRLAARHSGKVLDSPGGSAQGTQLVQWQDTGGDDQRWKLVDAGGAYHRLVNVGNGWCVDVADGSTADNARVVQWPAGTGTNQQWQLDAL, encoded by the coding sequence TTGCGCAATGGACCACTCATTGGATCGCAGACGCTTCCTGACCGCTGCCGCACTGACCGCCGGAGCGGCCGCCCTCCCCGGCGGTTTCCTCTCGGGGAAGGCCGCGGCCGCCGTCCTGCCGCAGATCACCGTCCCCCACCGCGGCATCTACGACACCTCCCCGCCTCCTCCTGGACCGACGGCTTCCTCACCGGCAACGGCGAGTACGGAGCCATCCTCCACGGGGCGGCCACGCTGGAGAAGGTGGTCTTCAACTACCACCGACTGGTGCTGCCGAACGGCACCCGCACCGTGAAGCCACCCGTGATCGCCGGCCGCCTGGAGGGCGTACGCGACAAGGCACTTGCCGGGAACTACTCCGGCGCCAACAGCGACTTCGCCTCCGGCTGGTCACTGCGCTGGACGCAGACCTACCATCCCGCGTACGAACTGCGCATCGCCACCCCGGGCATGACCACGGTCAACGACTACGGCAGGGTCGACGACTTCCGCACCGGCGAGGTCAGCTCCAGCTGGACCGACCAGTACGGCACCTGGACCCGCAGGGCCTTCGTCTCCCGCACCGCCACCCTGTCCATCACCTCCGCCGTCAACCAGGACGTCACCCTCATCAGCCGCCGCGGCATGACATCGGTGACCACGTCGGCGACCGTGGTCTCCTCTCCCCTGGGCACCCACGCGCGCAAGGTCACGCTGGCCGCCGGGCAGCGCACGGACATCACCGTCTCCCTGCTCGGCGGCTGGTTCCGGCTGGTCAACCGGCGCAGCGGCAAGGCCCTGGACGTCTCCGGCGCCAGCACGGCCGACGGCGGGAAGATCATCCAGTACACCTCGTCGGGCGCCATCAACCAGCAGTGGCGGTTCCTGCCCAACGCCGACGGCTCCTTCCGCCTCGCCGCCCGCCACAGCGGCAAGGTCCTCGACAGCCCCGGCGGCTCCGCCCAGGGCACCCAGCTCGTCCAGTGGCAGGACACGGGCGGCGACGACCAGCGGTGGAAGCTCGTCGACGCGGGCGGCGCCTACCACCGGCTCGTCAACGTCGGCAACGGCTGGTGCGTGGACGTCGCAGACGGCTCCACGGCCGACAACGCCCGCGTCGTCCAGTGGCCGGCCGGTACCGGCACCAACCAGCAGTGGCAGCTCGACGCCCTGTGA